In Castanea sativa cultivar Marrone di Chiusa Pesio chromosome 6, ASM4071231v1, a single window of DNA contains:
- the LOC142640275 gene encoding uncharacterized protein LOC142640275, with amino-acid sequence METKSDIDWMKMVKEHCGFKDGFSYPSEGASGGLALFWDSDIQVQMMSSSVFYIDAPVEGGSKFGRWRLTTFYGNPNTSLKANSWHLLQSLSTVSDLPWVVIGDFNEIMNAKEKEGGASQPPQQMAQFNSAIDFRRLKELEFVGPLFTLIYQRGDNYQIKEQLDRALVTLDWSLLFPMARDSRCDHIVESSWIEGQRDASLFPIVSCLNLSRGKLEDWNRNVFRHVGREIARLQIQLKWLEMQPSNPGIITNIRWIRIDLNCWMEKENAMWMQRA; translated from the exons ATGGAAACAAAATCTGATATAGATTGGATGAAGATGGTAAAAGAACATTGTGGTTTCAAAGATGGTTTTTCCTATCCTAGTGAGGGAGCCAGTGGAGGTTTGGCTCTTTTTTGGGATTCTGATATACAAGTGCAAATGATGAGTTCTTCGGTATTTTATATTGACGCCCCTGTAGAGGGTGGGAGTAAATTTGGGCGATGGAGGTTAACTACTTTCTATGGGAACCCAAATACATCATTGAAAGCAAATTCATGGCATCTCCTTCAGTCCCTCTCTACTGTTTCTGATCTGCCATGGGTGGTAATCGGGGACtttaatgaaattatgaatgctaaagagaaggaaggaggggCCTCTCAGCCACCTCAGCAAATGGCCCAGTTTAATAGTGCAATTGATTTTCGTAGGCTGAAGGAGTTGGAGTTCGTTGGTCCACTCTTTACGTTAATATACCAGAGAGGGGATAACTATCAAATAAAGGAACAGTTAGATCGTGCCCTTGTGACTTTGGATTGGTCGCTCTTATTCCCTATGGCTAGG GACTCTAGATGTGATCATATAGTTGAATCGTCTTGGATTGAAGGGCAAAGGGATGCGTCGTTGTTCCCTATAGTGTCATGCTTGAATTTGTCCCGAGGCAAGTTGGAAGACTGGAACCGGAATGTATTTAGGCATGTGGGAAGAGAGATTGCACGTTTACAAATTCAGTTGAAATGGCTTGAAATGCAACCTTCTAATCCAGGTATCATAACGAATATTCGATGGATAAGAATTGATCTCAATTGTTGGATGGAGAAGGAAAATGCAATGTGGATGCAGAGGGCTTAG